A DNA window from Aminiphilus circumscriptus DSM 16581 contains the following coding sequences:
- a CDS encoding sigma-70 family RNA polymerase sigma factor, whose product MTQEQQRTDAHLWKEYRETPTPSLREAIVARYLPLVRFVAGRMAVTPPPGLDYEDIYSFGILGLLDAIDRFDLSRGFSFQTFAVPRIRGAILDELRKYDWISRTGREKLQKLERATEKLLQAHGRAEDRLLMRELGMDDAAYRELLDVASRSYVVSLDEVVPMEDGDVERGASLPDDSLSAQTLLEQADELQMVVGALEKLPERERLLLSLYYGDGLTLKEIGAVLGVTESRVSQLHGKALAYLRGILATF is encoded by the coding sequence ATGACACAGGAACAACAGCGGACTGACGCGCATCTTTGGAAAGAATACAGGGAGACGCCGACACCTTCCTTGCGGGAGGCCATCGTCGCAAGATATCTTCCCTTGGTGCGTTTTGTCGCGGGACGCATGGCGGTGACGCCGCCGCCAGGGCTTGACTACGAGGATATCTACAGTTTCGGAATCCTTGGGCTTCTCGACGCCATCGACCGATTCGATCTGTCGAGAGGATTTTCTTTCCAAACCTTTGCCGTTCCGAGAATTCGCGGCGCCATTCTGGACGAACTGCGGAAATACGACTGGATCTCCAGGACGGGACGCGAAAAGCTCCAGAAGCTCGAAAGGGCGACGGAAAAACTTCTCCAGGCGCATGGTCGTGCGGAGGATCGTCTTCTCATGAGAGAACTTGGCATGGATGATGCGGCGTACAGGGAACTCCTGGATGTGGCGAGCAGGAGTTATGTGGTCTCCCTTGACGAAGTCGTTCCCATGGAGGATGGTGATGTGGAAAGAGGAGCCTCTCTTCCCGATGACTCCTTGTCCGCACAGACATTGCTGGAACAGGCGGACGAACTCCAAATGGTGGTGGGTGCCCTGGAAAAACTTCCCGAACGGGAGCGTCTGCTTCTGTCGTTGTATTATGGGGATGGTTTGACTCTCAAGGAGATCGGGGCTGTTCTGGGGGTGACGGAGTCCAGGGTTTCCCAGCTTCACGGCAAGGCGCTGGCGTATCTTCGCGGCATTCTCGCGACATTCTGA
- a CDS encoding chemotaxis protein CheD, whose amino-acid sequence MAQTIHVGMADLVAVKHPSVLVTLGLGSCIGLVIFDSKNKVAGMAHIMLPDSRESKSVPKPGKFADTAVPKLLQELLSLGALPTNLQAKIAGGAQMFSVPGKESGLLAVGARNIEATKKCLEQHRIPLIAEDTGGNKGRSIEFAVPQWTLTVKVLGTGTKEI is encoded by the coding sequence ATGGCTCAGACCATTCACGTCGGTATGGCGGACCTTGTCGCCGTCAAACATCCCTCTGTGCTCGTGACGTTGGGACTTGGATCCTGCATCGGTCTCGTCATCTTCGACTCGAAGAACAAGGTGGCGGGAATGGCGCACATCATGCTTCCCGACAGCAGGGAGAGTAAAAGCGTTCCGAAGCCGGGCAAGTTCGCCGATACGGCGGTCCCGAAACTGCTGCAGGAATTGCTTTCCCTCGGCGCTCTCCCGACGAATCTTCAGGCGAAGATCGCCGGAGGGGCTCAGATGTTCTCCGTTCCAGGAAAGGAATCGGGACTTCTTGCCGTGGGTGCGCGAAACATTGAGGCAACGAAAAAATGCCTTGAACAGCACAGGATCCCTCTCATTGCCGAGGACACTGGAGGAAACAAGGGACGCAGCATCGAGTTCGCGGTACCTCAATGGACATTGACCGTCAAGGTTCTCGGCACCGGCACGAAAGAAATCTGA
- a CDS encoding chemotaxis protein CheC has protein sequence MEWEELELSTLQLDAIREVGNIGAGNAATALSQLLGRTVDMEVPVADLVSIYDIPFRYGSPESQVCAILIRAEGDFSCNLIFVMEEAEAQGLADLLLSMDISGMDPDVQIQMRDSALSEVGNIILGAFLNAISMMTGYVLPASVPSVAHDMLGAIMDVVASIFGVMGETAVIVKTTLQVMDVQQEIRGNVIMVPDPGALAVLLEKLGVY, from the coding sequence ATGGAGTGGGAAGAACTCGAACTCTCCACACTGCAGCTCGACGCGATTCGGGAGGTGGGGAACATCGGAGCGGGGAACGCCGCCACCGCGCTTTCCCAGCTCCTGGGGAGAACGGTGGACATGGAGGTACCCGTGGCGGACCTCGTGTCGATTTACGATATTCCCTTCCGGTACGGGTCTCCGGAATCCCAGGTCTGTGCGATACTCATCCGGGCGGAGGGGGATTTCTCCTGCAATCTGATCTTCGTCATGGAAGAGGCGGAAGCACAGGGACTTGCGGACCTGTTGCTCTCCATGGACATCAGCGGCATGGATCCTGACGTGCAGATACAGATGCGGGACAGCGCCCTCTCCGAGGTAGGAAATATCATTCTCGGTGCTTTTCTGAACGCCATTTCCATGATGACCGGCTACGTCCTTCCGGCCTCGGTGCCTTCGGTGGCGCACGACATGCTCGGGGCCATCATGGATGTGGTGGCTTCCATCTTCGGTGTCATGGGAGAGACTGCCGTCATCGTGAAGACGACGCTTCAAGTGATGGATGTGCAGCAGGAAATCCGAGGTAACGTCATCATGGTGCCGGATCCGGGAGCGCTCGCCGTGCTCCTGGAGAAGCTGGGGGTGTATTGA
- a CDS encoding FapA family protein produces the protein MNVETRPYRLKMASDGVYLLIEPSAEVALADVIAFIRSREIEEYDGDAILRAVNEKSGEPVRIADRRPELDKAAQVGVRISEDALTAEIRILPPLGKPWPTVEELKATLKEYGVVHGIREDVLQRLVSSRIDGKWTEVATGTAPVEGKDAEFVYKVELHGAKPKEIDDNRVDMKELGTVVNVVKGQELLEKISPVPQKDGQSVLGKLIKARQVKDKNIPSGTNTYLSEDGLHLFAGIDGHVTIRDNKFTVLPVFEVHGDVDYSTGNIQFVGDVYVKGTVREGFEVTAGGNIVVGGVVEGAFLTAEGNITIRGGVRGMNRGKIQAKGNIEAGYIDQSWIRSAQDISVNEAIMHSDVGARGVVDVMGGKKGLIVGGKIQAGQEVRCEILGSEMGTRTEVVVGLPPEMLEERTLLQGSVKELDAKLQEILSNVSYLKKVESLGKLDDAKRQILLKLTRAQFQLQAQFKIAKEKLAALESQMDKTKAEGRVLVHKIVYPGVSVTIRGLTYLVRETMQFIAFSFIDGEVKARPYN, from the coding sequence ATGAACGTGGAAACACGTCCATATCGATTGAAAATGGCTTCCGACGGAGTGTACCTTCTGATTGAACCGTCGGCGGAAGTTGCGCTTGCGGACGTGATCGCGTTCATTCGTTCCAGGGAGATCGAGGAGTACGACGGCGATGCAATTTTGCGCGCCGTGAATGAAAAATCCGGTGAACCGGTCCGCATTGCCGACCGGCGCCCGGAACTGGACAAGGCGGCACAAGTGGGAGTGCGCATCTCCGAAGATGCCCTCACGGCGGAGATCAGAATCCTTCCGCCTCTGGGCAAGCCTTGGCCTACGGTGGAGGAGCTGAAGGCGACGCTCAAGGAGTACGGCGTCGTTCACGGAATCAGGGAAGATGTTTTGCAACGCCTCGTTTCCTCCAGAATCGACGGCAAGTGGACCGAAGTCGCCACGGGTACCGCGCCGGTGGAGGGAAAGGATGCGGAGTTCGTCTACAAGGTGGAGCTGCACGGTGCGAAGCCCAAAGAGATCGACGACAATCGGGTGGACATGAAGGAACTTGGCACGGTGGTCAACGTGGTGAAGGGGCAGGAGCTTCTCGAGAAGATTTCTCCCGTCCCCCAGAAGGACGGGCAGAGTGTTCTGGGGAAACTCATCAAGGCCCGCCAAGTGAAGGACAAGAACATCCCTTCGGGGACGAACACGTATCTTTCCGAGGACGGCCTGCATCTTTTTGCTGGAATCGACGGACATGTGACGATACGGGACAACAAGTTCACCGTGCTTCCTGTTTTTGAGGTTCACGGTGATGTGGATTACAGCACGGGGAACATTCAATTTGTCGGAGATGTATACGTGAAGGGCACCGTTCGGGAAGGATTCGAGGTGACCGCGGGAGGCAATATTGTCGTGGGCGGCGTTGTGGAAGGAGCCTTTCTCACCGCCGAGGGAAACATCACCATCCGGGGCGGTGTGCGGGGCATGAACCGTGGCAAGATTCAGGCGAAGGGGAATATCGAAGCCGGATATATCGATCAGAGCTGGATTCGCAGCGCTCAGGACATCAGCGTGAATGAGGCCATCATGCACAGCGATGTGGGAGCCCGGGGTGTCGTGGATGTCATGGGAGGCAAGAAGGGGCTCATCGTAGGCGGCAAGATCCAGGCGGGGCAGGAAGTACGATGTGAAATCCTCGGCAGCGAGATGGGGACCCGAACGGAAGTCGTGGTGGGGCTTCCCCCGGAAATGCTTGAGGAGAGAACGCTTCTTCAGGGAAGCGTGAAGGAATTGGATGCCAAACTCCAGGAGATCCTTTCCAACGTGTCCTATCTCAAGAAGGTCGAATCCCTGGGCAAGCTGGATGACGCGAAGCGACAGATCCTTCTGAAGCTTACGAGAGCTCAGTTTCAACTCCAGGCCCAATTCAAGATCGCCAAGGAAAAACTGGCCGCCCTGGAATCCCAGATGGACAAGACCAAGGCGGAAGGGCGTGTCCTTGTACATAAAATCGTTTATCCCGGTGTTTCCGTGACAATCCGGGGATTGACCTATCTGGTACGGGAGACCATGCAGTTCATCGCCTTCTCCTTCATTGACGGAGAGGT